A portion of the Podospora pseudoanserina strain CBS 124.78 chromosome 2, whole genome shotgun sequence genome contains these proteins:
- a CDS encoding hypothetical protein (EggNog:ENOG503Q0CB) has translation MMPSPPETEQECDSNDPVDILSDRDLARYIAKARQHRESDTIENNTLLLTSRYITKFYTTLSHAKDVEVAILQAHALGIRAPELKRVIKAKDGIYECIMTRIQGVTLESCWPDLSLFTTIRLAIQLRTIVQRMRRITRPTAGSLGTGICRSFWLEEFYGVPSHASAAVVGQIVNFWCGFQSYGGERRKTLAEHRESCEMVEQDARGQELVFTHHDLAPRNIIVESGTSKLWLVDWDESGFYPRYFEYAGMRNLEYPPEWGWYGEWRWKIFCWIVAGFCSYDKQAEMLRDIRQKAGRFPGGRRFNIKAGVTPSERPVDD, from the coding sequence ATgatgccatcaccaccagaaaCGGAACAAGAATGCGACTCAAACGACCCGGTGGATATCTTGTCCGACAGGGACCTGGCACGATACATCGCCAAAGCCCGCCAACATCGCGAGTCGGACACGATAGAGAATAACACACTGCTTCTCACTTCCCGATACATCACTAAGTTCTACACCACGCTATCACACGCGAAAGATGTCGAAGTAGCGATACTACAAGCCCACGCTCTGGGCATCCGAGCCCCAGAGTTGAAGCGCGTCATCAAAGCAAAGGATGGCATCTATGAGTGCATAATGACACGGATACAAGGCGTGACATTAGAAAGTTGCTGGCCGGACTtatccctcttcaccaccatccgaCTAGCCATCCAACTGCGAACAATAGTCCAAAGAATGAGAAGGATAACCCGACCAACGGCTGGCTCGTTGGGGACAGGGATATGCAGGAGTTTCTGGCTGGAGGAGTTTTATGGCGTGCCATCGCATGCCTCTGCCGCGGTGGTGGGACAAATCGTCAATTTCTGGTGCGGGTTTCAGAGTTATGGCGGGGAGAGGAGAAAAACACTGGCTGAGCACAGAGAGAGTTGTGAGATGGTGGAGCAGGACGCGAGAGGGCAGGAGTTGGTGTTTACACACCACGACCTCGCCCCGAGGAATATCATCGTCGAGTCGGGGACGTCAAAACTGTGGCTGGTGGACTGGGACGAAAGCGGCTTCTACCCCCGATACTTTGAATACGCCGGCATGAGAAATCTCGAGTACCCGCCAGAATGGGGCTGGTACGGCGAGTGGAGGTGGAAAATATTCTGCTGGATCGTCGCCGGGTTTTGTTCCTACGACAAACAAGCCGAGATGTTGAGGGATATCAGACAAAAGGCTGGGAGGTTCccaggagggaggaggttcaaTATCAAAGCTGGGGTGACGCCTTCGGAGAGGCCAGTGGATGATTGA
- a CDS encoding hypothetical protein (EggNog:ENOG503PFTI; antiSMASH:Cluster_5) yields MVGLLRLPNELLAIIFGGLDAQGFSALRLTSKYTKSATLPAFISRYFQTRYIMLSRLSLENLLEIARHPDFGPAVKTLELCTDHFVEFPNSYFHTARHGGDMLLAIEEGRYPPAALVGSIDDAHSSGEEEDQSPGEEGRGTDEGSVSSQASYETLLDKVAYTSLWEEQEHIIMSGLAQAYITQALISLPNIEAAVISNMHRPWGALAHGRQTGLPPTTALDDYMEVQFLGQVLRIALTAIATSGAALSSLAITAGVFSREAIAPDILRPSESHFQYYKNLPPSLTELTLNVSEEATRGAEDRWADDLSAFIGVFRQLTQLDLVITPVDYGPRVDRLKQLAPKLQIPNLQCLGLYRAYCSVQDLGAFIVRHKATLQSVTLVRVGVSGGIGHWRSLFALIRAHLPRLELSIKLCTAAGLVLLCRAEHENGEEFEDSFDVGGSHEAWTTAIGVIETR; encoded by the coding sequence ATGGTGGGACTTCTTCGGCTTCCTAACGAGCTGCTGGCTATCATATTTGGCGGGCTAGACGCCCAAGGCTTCTCCGCCCTCCGGTTGACGTCCAAATATACAAAATCAGCCACGTTGCCAGCTTTCATCAGCCGGTACTTCCAGACCCGCTACATAATGCTCTCAAGGCTCAGCCTCGAAAACCTCCTGGAGATTGCGCGACATCCAGACTTTGGCCCTGCTGTGAAAACACTCGAACTCTGTACGGATCATTTCGTGGAGTTCCCAAATTCATACTTTCATACTGCACGGCATGGAGGTGACATGTTACTGGCCATAGAAGAAGGTCGATACCCTCCCGCAGCTTTAGTGGGCAGCATAGATGATGCACACTCAtccggcgaggaggaggaccaaaGCCCTGGAGAGGAAGGTCGGGGAACGGATGAAGGGAGTGTCTCGTCTCAGGCCTCGTATGAGACGCTTTTGGATAAGGTGGCTTATACGTCACTGTGGGAAGAGCAGGAACACATAATCATGTCCGGCCTTGCGCAGGCCTACATCACGCAGGCGTTGATTTCTCTTCCCAACATCGAGGCTGCCGTCATTAGTAACATGCACCGGCCCTGGGGTGCACTAGCGCATGGCCGACAAACAGGTCTACCGCCAACAACCGCCCTGGACGATTACATGGAAGTTCAGTTTCTGGGCCAAGTCCTTCGCATCGCCCTTACAGCCATCGCTACAAGCGGTGCCGCTCTTAGCAGCCTTGCCATCACAGCTGGTGTCTTCTCTAGGGAAGCAATTGCGCCAGACATTCTTAGACCCTCGGAGTCGCATTTCCAATACTACAAGAAcctccctccaagcctcacgGAGCTCACACTAAATGTATCCGAGGAGGCAACGAGGGGCGCTGAGGACCGATGGGCGGACGACTTATCAGCATTTATCGGTGTGTTTCGACAACTCACACAACTGGATCTGGTCATCACACCCGTCGACTACGGCCCACGGGTTGACCGGCTAAAACAGCTCGCACCGAAGCTTCAAATACCGAATCTACAATGCCTAGGGCTCTATAGGGCATATTGTAGCGTACAGGATCTTGGGGCTTTTATCGTGAGGCACAAAGCAACACTCCAAAGCGTTACTTTGGTCCGAGTAGGGGTTTCGGGTGGAATTGGTCACTGGAGGTCTTTGTTCGCTCTAATTCGTGCTCATCTCCCAAGGCTTGAGTTATCTATTAAACTATGCACTGCAGCGGGGCTTGTCCTATTGTGCCGAGCGGAACACGAAAATGGAGAGGAATTTGAAGATTCTTTTGATGTCGGGGGCAGTCACGAAGCCTGGACAACGGCAATCGGGGTGATAGAAACAAGATAG
- a CDS encoding hypothetical protein (EggNog:ENOG503NXEU; COG:S) yields MASTTTSAALDVIRGAMLDAVKATDFTPEDLQRIFKELGASHEKLRAIMNVWFGPNGGFRPTFVEEKGHPFSGLQDVEILTTSDPPSVQTPGRMFDLETGNLVHRPAIGERGQYCMLSHRWKGAEVSLGDITRARGKYLERAKAGLQAMGTASQKSDVQMLLEQCHLDISAQEATVKELYLATQSSGTLETFSLANLLDRRLKDKSAEDYLNWAKGEEQKKRAELRFAEMESKIFSNLISSTRRAIDDAGGERLQMPPVVQEKKEALDKAKKQVEIAEKHYAAAVGEIDYFKNHSMLRDAIDGIVPLLEKWKSAIKIDRSVKKAGEIFKTKLFRQREKCYLWNDTCCINKMDFGELSQSLSLMGDWYADAEFTLVQLDNKVLEDDEWDASGTDAAQDWREFQKEHGEQPEPYLKDLPLRERSTVQGFEHIVDWKPEWSTRAWTLQELIMSKTTFYVNADWATISRPVESLGYLYHLVPFIALYTQRDKQNFFAFGDGILTAEVLRDLLAGYVPDEMKYIHEWTEKEHTSPPNREMGGAGDVMSKAKIETAQIERAHLLIMLLHNLGVQFPGDLAMETVTSQLAHVVYNAAVDLVEGSENDPKTILLARLTHHVLKKEVEIGEEDALNAINFVLRCLVDETLQLVLDDRKYVAKFSKVEKLGDWQDGKKRCGFSAENVLEASGCRRATVAIDRAYALMGVLGVRFPTFPAEGYATALARLLDQVIITHNDVSVFNWTGMAAGSPVRGRSLYPSSQQAYGNQKDHGKHYNLQLSQVTQGKMDEIMKTYGETISVLRRAIDAVKDKDQKDIPFDWIVGVIGVVRGSDFHQLKERFISVGKVVAYILKHCVKKVAEKRAVPGEAPASGGDGTVLERRGTGLTGGLTKGFSFSSLPSPTMSLPSPSLSLPSPSLSMSGFKIGIGGSKKEEPVVESPKKASRLSSFTKKSSSFGIGRATPDPVAESAPSPIVEAPPPVPPTPQALTNENVLSDGPSRPEWVPYDSEVKGHLEYLSASVEDIQERNLQPKELPKTILDVDHKSVLAELDQHSKKADVKTRLGFGFDFDESSTICPNPIIVNNSGIESLFDIQRVIVTFLDCDRLRARIAKAVTPKDRISGWCSISTGFARVISGFSCEKRLLEQELNAVEGIESRVLKEQHKGKAEKRSAQIGAEVVASSISPANGGETLERGQEKKKGDSLVDIDKETEEERLVSRMIEFIQEPQLELVAGEWVLARFSGVPGAKWFLCHLELGSARGKFYGHRIPTGEIDFTNSTPEPGLVKAWQVYMERKKSKMCHLLERYLKSRENAKHGEAKLKQAKKTLADVAAGVMPEGHSMDDDDEEGTVVDKDSESEDEESTLFDADEKDEEGGSSWRKFKEQSKEAARELGEFTVFLAQEKFWLWRAERLERKLSTAVLKRTPAILRTAVENVSDNKGLLPGMYHSAVGVHMF; encoded by the exons ATGGCatcgacaaccacctccgccgccttggaTGTCATCAGGGGGGCGATGCTGGATGCGGTCAAAGCAACCGACTTCACGCCGGAGGACCTCCAGAGAATTTTCAAGGAGCTGGGCGCCAGTCACGAGAAGCTTAGAGCCATCATGAATGTGTGGTTCGGACCCAACGGCGGCTTCAGGCCTACCTTTGTTGAAGAAAAAGGTCACCCATTCTCTGGGCTTCAAGACGTGGAAATACTGACCACCTCGGACCCCCCTTCGGTTCAAACACCTGGCCGCATGTTTGACCTTGAAACCGGCAATCTGGTCCATCGTCCAGCAATTGGGGAGCGAGGCCAGTACTGCATGCTCTCCCATCGGTGGAAGGGAGCAGAAGTCTCGCTCGGCGACATTACGCGGGCGCGTGGAAAGTACCTGGAGCGTGCTAAGGCCGGGCTACAAGCAATGGGAACCGCATCTCAGAAGAGTGACGTGCAGATGTTGCTAGAGCAGTGCCATCTCGACATCTCCGCGCAAGAGGCAACAGTGAAGGAGCTGTATCTCGCCACACAGTCGTCGGGCACTCTAGAGACCTTCAGTCTGGCCAATCTGCTGGACCGGCGACTTAAGGATAAAAGTGCCGAAGACTACCTGAACTGGGCTAAGGGtgaggagcaaaagaaaagggccGAACTCAGGTTTGCCGAGATGGAGAGCAAGATCTTCAGCAacctcatcagcagcactCGCAGGGCCATAGATGATGCGGGTGGTGAACGCTTGCAGATGCCTCCTGTGGTTcaggagaaaaaagaagctcTCGACAAGGCAAAGAAGCAGGTGGAGATTGCCGAGAAGCATTACGCGGCCGCTGTTGGGGAGATCGACTACTTCAAGAACCATTCCATGCTCCGAGATGCTATTGACGGGATTGTGCCGCTTTTGGAGAAGTGGAAATCCGCCATCAAGATTGACCGGAGTGTCAAGAAGGCAGGCGAAATCTTCAAGACAAAGCTCTTTCGGCAACGCGAGAAGTGCTACTTGTGGAACGACACCTGTTGcatcaacaagatggatTTTGGCGAGCTGTCGCAGTCGCTTTCTCTCATGGGCGATTGGTACGCAGATGCCGAATTTACTCTTGTCCAGCTGGATAACAAAGTGCTAGAGGATGACGAGTGGGATGCTTCAGGCACCGATGCTGCACAGGACTGGCGTGAGTTCCAGAAGGAGCATGGTGAACAGCCAGAGCCATATCTGAAGGATCTGCCCCTCCGGGAAAGGAGCACAGTTCAAGGATTCGAGCACATTGTGGATTGGAAACCAGAATGGTCAACCAGAGCATGGACTCTCCAAGAGCTCATCATGAGCAAGACCACCTTCTACGTGAATGCGGACTGGGCCACTATCAGCCGCCCAGTTGAAAGCCTCGGTTACCTCTATCATCTCGTTCCATTCATTGCTCTATACACGCAACGAGACAAACAGAACTTCTTCGCCTTTGGCGACGGCATTCTAACCGCTGAAGTTCTTCGAGACCTGCTGGCCGGCTACGTTCCTGATGAGATGAAGTATATTCATGAGTGGACCGAGAAAGAGCACACAAGTCCGCCAAACCGGGAAAtggggggtgctggtgacGTGATGAGCAAGGCAAAGATAGAGACTGCTCAGATCGAGAGGGCGCATCTCCTGATAATGCTGCTTCACAACCTGGGCGTCCAATTTCCAGGAGATCTGGCGATGGAGACAGTCACTTCACAGCTGGCGCATGTGGTATACAACGCAGCCGTGGACCTCGTCGAGGGCAGCGAGAATGATCCAAAAACTATCCTTCTCGCCCGTCTTACGCATCATGTGCTGAAGAAAGAGGTGGAgattggagaagaagacgctCTTAACGCCATCAACTTCGTGCTTCGATGTTTGGTTGACGAGACCCTACAGCTCGTCCTGGACGACAGGAAGTACGTGGCCAAGTTCAGCAAAGTTGAGAAGCTGGGCGACTGGCAGGACGGGAAGAAGCGGTGTGGCTTTTCTGCAGAAAATGTACTCGAGGCCTCTGGATGTCGAAGGGCAACAGTCGCCATTGACCGCGCTTATGCTCTGATGGGCGTCCTGGGCGTGCGGTTTCCTACCTTTCCTGCAGAAGGCTATGCCACAGCACTGGCACGGCTGCTGGATCAGGTTATCATCACCCACAATGATGTCTCGGTTTTCAACTGGACTGGAATGGCCGCGGGGAGTCCCGTCCGCGGTCGTTCTTTATACCCATCTTCACAACAAGCTTATGGCAACCAAAAGGACCATGGCAAACATTACAACCTCCAGCTCTCTCAGGTTACTCAGGGCAAGATGGACGAGATCATGAAGACTTATGGCGAAACCATCTCCGTGCTGCGACGAGCTATTGATGCAGTCAAAGACAAGGATCAAAAGGACATTCCGTTTGACTGGATTGTTGGAGTTATTGGCGTGGTGCGGGGGTCCGACTTCCACCAGCTGAAGGAGCGTTTCATCAGTGTTGGAAAGGTCGTGGCTTATATTCTCAAGCATTGCGTGAAGAAGGTTGCTGAGAAGAGAGCGGTACCTGGAGAAGCCCCGGCCAGTGGCGGTGATGGTACCGTCCTTGAGCGCAGGGGCACAGGGCTAACAGGAGGGCTCACCAAAGGCTTCTCATTTTCATCTCTTCCTAGCCCAACAATGTCGCTGCCGAGCCCATCGCTGTCGCTCCCGAGTCCGTCGCTGTCAATGTCGGGATTCAAGATCGGCATAGGAGGTtcaaagaaggaggagccaGTTGTGGAGTCGCCCAAGAAAGCCTCCAGGCTCTCTTCGTTCACGAAGaagtcttcttcttttggtaTCGGCAGAGCGACACCGGATCCGGTTGCTGAGTCTGCCCCATCGCCAATTGTTGAAGCCCCTCCACCGGtaccaccaacacctcagGCCCTCACAAACGAGAATGTCTTGTCAGATGGTCCGTCAAGGCCAGAGTGGGTGCCCTATGACTCTGAGGTCAAGGGGCACCTCGAGTATCTCTCTGCGTCGGTGGAAGACATACAAGAACGAAATCTTCAACCAAAGGAATTGCCGAAGACCATTCTCGATGTTGACCACAAGTCAGTCCTTGCCGAGCTGGATCAGCACTCGAAGAAGGCCGATGTCAAGACTCGCCTCGGCTTCGgtttcgactttgacgagagTAGCACGATTTGTCCGaaccccatcatcgtcaacaactCGGGAATAGAAAGTCTATTCGATATTCAACGAGTCATTGTCACCTTCTTGGATTGCGATCGGCTGCGAGCCCGGATTGCCAAGGCTGTGACACCGAAGGACAGGATTTCGGGTTGGTGCTCGATCAGTACCGGATTTGCCAGAGTGATTTCGGGCTTCTCGTGTGAGAAGAGGCTGTTGGAGCAGGAGCTGAatgcggtggaggggattgAAAGCCGGGTGTTGAAGGAGCAACACAAGGGcaaggcggagaagaggtCGGCTCAGATAGGAGctgaggtggtggcatcTTCAATCAGCCCCGCAAATGGCGGGGAGACGTTGGAAAGGggacaagagaaaaagaagggcgACAGTTTGGTTGATATTGACAAGGAAACGGAGGAGGAACGGTTGGTCAGTAGAATGATCGAGTTCATTCAGGAGCCGCAACTGGAGTTGGTGGCAGGAGAATG GGTGCTCGCTCGTTTCTCAGGAGTGCCGGGTGCCAAGTGGTTTCTTTGCCATCTCGAGCTGGGCTCCGCTCGCGGCAAATTCTATGGACACCGCATCCCCACCGGTGAGATTGATTTTACCAACTCTACGCCAGAGCCCGGTTTAGTGAAAGCTTGGCAAGTCTACATGGAGcgcaagaagagcaagatgTGCCACCTTCTTGAGCGCTATCTTAAGAGCCGGGAGAACGCAAAACATGGAGaggccaagctcaagcaggcgaagaagactcTCGCCGACGTAGCTGCTGGGGTTATGCCAGAGGGACACAGtatggacgacgacgacgaagaagggACTGTCGTCGACAAAGACAGCGAGTCTGAAGATGAGGAATCAACTCTCTTCGATGCTGATGAAAAGGACGAGGAAGGTGGTTCGTCATGGAGAAAGTTCAAGGAACAGAGCAAGGAGGCCGCCAGGGAGCTGGGAGAGTTCACGGTGTTTTTGGCGCAAGAGAAgttttggttgtggagggcAGAGAGGCTTGAGCGAAAATTGAGCACGGCGGTGTTGAAGAGAACACCGGCAATCCTAAGGACGGCTGTGGAGAATGTGAGTGACAACAAGGGGTTGTTGCCGGGGATGTACCATTCCGCTGTGGGGGTGCATATGTTTTAG
- a CDS encoding hypothetical protein (EggNog:ENOG503PDNW): protein MHLPQITLLLLSLPLTLTQRTPEENLILADCGIGLGHNGGSTSREMIYYSGPVWTGNGLDTYRPKMMVNVPWTGAYPWGQKGGVSATMPNGDVFTVHINPNIKDPNAAGDAWHKYELEKPLKCYSYHYDKVYRLDDGKWCSSAYVCNHLGRPYVPPKCDAL, encoded by the coding sequence AtgcacctcccccaaatcaccctcctccttctctccctACCCCTGACCCTCACCCAGCGCACCCCCGAAGaaaacctcatcctcgccgactGCGGCATCGGCCTGGGCCACAACGGCGGCTCCACCTCCCGAGAGATGATCTACTACTCCGGCCCCGTCTGGACCGGCAACGGACTCGACACCTATCGCCCAAAGATGATGGTCAACGTCCCCTGGACCGGGGCCTACCCCTGGGGTCAAAAGGGAGGCGTCTCCGCCACCATGCCCAACGGGGATGTGTTCACAGTgcacatcaaccccaacatcaaggaCCCAAATGCCGCGGGTGACGCGTGGCATAAATACGAGCTGGAAAAGCCCCTGAAGTGCTACTCATATCACTATGACAAGGTTTACCGGCTGGATGATGGGAAGTGGTGCTCAAGTGCGTATGTTTGTAATCATTTGGGGAGGCCGTATGTGCCTCCCAAGTGTGATGCGCTGTGA
- a CDS encoding hypothetical protein (EggNog:ENOG503P79F), giving the protein MASYHRVLEVFGRSIDQKSLECDYDIHPWDILINSERWSGKVRLIGFVDSFFLICYSGVSRFEHGLLIYKDDEIIRNTLKSANVIAESLDLEVQNPKRVKENNEEPTYFKFVSEKGGLDYNITTLGHPVGLTTQYPASSLKKYDIKLRKGRDIVMRKRIRRGVTQHNFFGLLHDSIRLGVVTQAELIGTIIGKTIGGSTFEDVAGKYLDALSGAKGSRNLALSGERT; this is encoded by the exons ATGGCCTCTTACCACCGTGTGCTGGAGGTCTTCGGTCGCTCAATCGATCAGAAGTCCCTCGAATGCGATTA CGACATTCACCCTTGGGACATCCTCATCAATAGCGAACGATGGTCAGGAAAGGTCCGGCTGATAGGTTTCGTGGACTCGTTCTTCCTGATCTGTTACTCGGGCGTGTCCCGCTTCGAGCATGGTCTATTGATCTACA AGGATGACGAGATCATACGAAACACGTTGAAGTCCGCCAATGTCATCGCAGAGagtcttgatcttgaggtGCAGAATCCCAAGCGAGTCAAGGAGAACAATG AGGAACCGACGTACTTCAAATTCGTCAGTGAGAAGGGCGGCCTCGACTACAACATCACGACCCTCGGGCATCCCGTTGGCCTTACGACCCAATACCCCGCGTCTTCGCTCAAGAAGTATGACATCAAGTTGAGAAAAGGGAGAGATATAGTCATGCGGA AACGCATCCGTCGTGGCGTCACTCAACACAACTTTTTCGGCCTCCTGCACGATTCCATCCGGCTCGGTGTTGTCACGCAAGCTGAGTTGATCGGAACTATTATTGGCAAAACTATCGGTGGGTCGACGTTTGAGGATGTCGCTGGGAAGTACCTCGATGCTCTTTCGGGGGCCAAGGGGTCGAGAAACTTGGCCCTGTCTGGAGAGAGGACATAG
- a CDS encoding hypothetical protein (EggNog:ENOG503P433; COG:S), whose protein sequence is MKPSIIGLLFGAFALAGANLLNPLPPNADQRAIDFQPYVDADTDACDPTAAIDRDGYTLNEGLVPFKNGNCRKGRLARSQTYVRTRCNHYWCAYLYGYYFEKDEGFLGGSHTHDWEHIIVWALHNEIFFVSWSAHGNYTTAHRSGVLFDGTHPKFVSHRGWTTHSWRRAEKKDDPPENETKKWSQAPLIALEKMPCGFNRRLLNHNWGRAHMDLKRDRFGDALNKAIPADAKNNEKFDPYSDS, encoded by the coding sequence ATGAAACCCTCCATCATCGGCCTCCTGTTCGGAGCTTTCGCCCTCGCAGGCGcaaacctcctcaaccccctacCACCCAACGCGGACCAGCGCGCCATCGACTTCCAACCCTACGTCGACGCCGACACCGACGCCTGCgaccccaccgccgccatcgacAGAGACGGCTACACCCTCAACGAAGGCCTCGTCCCTTTCAAGAATGGCAACTGCCGCAAAGGCCGCCTCGCCCGCTCCCAAACCTACGTCCGCACCCGCTGCAACCACTATTGGTGCGCCTACCTCTACGGGTACTACTTCGAAAAGGACGAAGGCTTCCTCGGCGGTTCGCACACGCACGACTGGGAGCACATTATTGTGTGGGCTCTCCACAACGAAATCTTCTTTGTGTCCTGGTCAGCCCATGGAAACTACACCACTGCTCACCGATCGGGAGTGCTGTTTGACGGGACTCACCCCAAGTTTGTTTCTCACCGTGGGTGGACTACGCAttcgtggaggagggcagagaagaaggatgaccCTCCTGAAAATGAGACCAAGAAGTGGTCGCAGGCGCCGCTGATTGCGCTCGAGAAGATGCCGTGCGGGTTCAATAGGAGGCTGCTGAATCATAATTGGGGGAGAGCTCATATGGATTTGAAGAGGGACCGGTTTGGCGATGCTCTGAACAAGGCTATTCCGGCTGATGCGAAGAACAATGAGAAGTTTGATCCGTATAGTGAcagttga
- a CDS encoding hypothetical protein (COG:S; EggNog:ENOG503P2EU), producing the protein MTKISLLKAGILKNRLAYKDITTGGMDGIIKQLEDWHGKLPSDMQLTNLGNFNVSPHARWSIYHIHLLYLGAFMLVYRRLAAQTIRSIKAGDESLLDTNNSTVIKLVKLGVEAGRDSARILGLLYADRGIFKRCWLVIFQTHTSCVVILHSAAQKMLHKHPESSWTEDMNRARGCLDVLRYCGTIDPVALRFLIRLSSIYEKLLEFGETCRSDRQRIEDWVPPPPDLVEDPAATPEPEVSSNTSEHPSAPSEKWEYLLRIPKDADPDLAKLSVSLLYALCRPWGDPNARGTTEPTTVTQPCKSEMLERDLPSEKPNFFSSDVDWSREGASAPFRWDTRSMGICGISNKVTSKIVPPKMGPEVMFLGSEEPNGWSPAHDVEIYEDE; encoded by the exons ATGACCAAGATATCCTTACTCAAGGCAGGAATCTTGAAGAATCGTCTGGCTTACAaagacatcaccaccggcggtATGGATGGTATCATCAAGCAGCTTGAGGACTGGCACGGAAAGCTCCCATCCGATATGCAACTGACAAACCTGGGCAACTTCAACGTCTCACCGCATGCCCGTTGGTCCATTTACCATATTCATCTACTCTACCTTGGTGCTTTCATGCTGGTCTATCGCAGGCTAGCTGCCCAGACGATTCGGTCTATCAAGGCAGGGGATGAGAGTCTCCTAGACACTAATAATTCCACTGTTATCAAGCTGGTCAAATTGGGTGTGGAGGCAGGCAGGGACTCCGCTCGGATCCTTGGGCTCCTCTACGCTGATAGAGGCATTTTCAAGCGCTGCTGGCTGGTCAT CTTCCAAACCCACACATCATGTGTCGTTATCCTGCACTCGGCCGCCCAGAAGATGCTTCATAAGCATCCCGAGTCATCGTGGACTGAGGACATGAACAGGGCCCGAGGCTGCCTCGATGTCCTTCGCTACTGCGGAACCATTGATCCCGTCGCCCTGCGCTTCCTCATCAGATTGTCCAGTATTTACGAAAAGCTCCTGGAATTCGGTGAAACATGCCGATCTGACAGACAACGGATTGAGGACTGGGTTCCTCCGCCACCCGACCTTGTGGAGGACCCGGCAGCCACCCCGGAGCCGGAGGTGTCTAGCAATACCTCTGAACACCCCAGCGCCCCGTCGGAAAAGTGGGAGTATCTGCTCCGCATCCCCAAGGACGCCGACCCTGACCTGGCCAAGCTATCCGTCTCACTTCTCTACGCGCTTTGCCGGCCCTGGGGAGACCCTAACGCTCGCGGTACCACCGagcccaccaccgtcacGCAGCCGTGCAAATCCGAGATGCTCGAGCGAGATTTACCTTCGGAGAAACCCAACTTCTTCTCTAGCGATGTTGACTGGAGCCGCGAGGGGGCATCGGCTCCCTTCCGATGGGACACAAGAAGCATGGGTATTTGCGGCATCAGCAACAAGGTCACGTCCAAGATTGTTCCGCCCAAGATGGGGCCAGAGGTGATGTTTTTGGGAAGCGAGGAGCCGAACGGGTGGTCACCGGCACATGATGTGGAGATTTATGAGGATGAATGA